One window of Nostoc sp. C052 genomic DNA carries:
- a CDS encoding non-ribosomal peptide synthetase — protein MTSSTFEFLYQLRSLRINLETDGDRLRCQAPEGALTPTLRQEIAQRKTDLILLLQEAKQLKTSEQLSIQPVPRDGELPLSFAQQRLWFIHQISPDSTAYNMLEALRLDGSPNIVALEQSLSELIRRHEVLRTTFPTVDGKPIQRIAPNTALTLPIHDLQGLSIEEQTEQIRQIAKSVASAPFDLAVGPLVQFTLLQLSNQEYVLLLKMHHIIYDGWSLNIFFQELSQLYKAFSQGLPNPLAELPIQYADFAVWQRQWLTGEVLDRQLNYWQKQLVGAPGVLELPTDRQRSPVQTFQGGVECFQLDRDLTQRLKQLSQESDTTLFMTLLAAFLVLLSRYSGQSDIVVGSPIANRNSPAIEQLMGFFANTLALRGDLSGNPSFADFLAQVRQTTLSAYSHQDLPFEMLVEKLQPDRDLSRNPLVQVMFSLQNAPQSAANLPGLTIQNVPLPLDVKVRFDLEVNYWEVPGGLEGVWCYNTDLFDATTITRIGQHFQTLLKAIVANPKARISELTLLNQAERHQLLVEWNNTQVDYPYDLCIHQLFEEQVKRTPDAVAVVFVDERSDASRRVNQQLTYGELNSRANQLAHYLQSLGVGADVLVGLCVERSPLMIVGLLGILKAGGAYLPLDPEYPTERLSFMLQDAQVSVILTQQQLAEKLPQHQAQLVYLDTDWQLIAQSNQDNAIADVQATNLAYVIYTSGSTGQPKGVEVIHRGVNRLLFGVNYVHLDATQRFLQIAPISFDASTFEIWGALLHGGRCVLFPESIPTAKSLRHEIYKHGINILWLTAALFNSIIDDDPQALSGIEQLLIGGEALSVAHVQRALETLPFTQIINGYGPTEGTTFTCCHPIPRQIDATIESIPIGRTIANTQTYILDKYLQPVPMGMPGELYIGGAGLARGYLNRPELTNKKFISNPFAQGRGTEGQKFFPVPSPRLYKTGDLARYLPDGNIEYLGRIDNQVKIRGFRIELGEIEAVLSQHDDVQVSCVIAREDIPGEKQLVAYIVPQKEVKPTVSVLRQFLSNKLPAYMVPYAFVMLDSLPLTPNGKVDRRALKAPSNTSNSDKFVEPRNQLELQLVQIWSKILKVDKVGVQDNFFDLGGHSLLASYVMSQIKQHFGKDIPLITLFQNPTIEQLATIVQKDSDYSSSSCLVAIQPYGSNLPFFCVPGAGGKPFYFYHLGRHLGADQPLYSFQNELYLFGESEPVTRIEDIASNYIKAMQVVQPQGPYFLGGHSYGGNVAFEMAQQLVNQGYKVALLVVIDASAPTYKDKLMLIDYINWDDARWLAEVIKGVEVFLEKNIDLSYDTLQSLAVEERLKYVLQHLKTVNMMPPNAETTQLKNMVQAYKASCLCLVDYVPQQIYPEQITLLRGNEDLPENPDSELYDASFQDSDLGWSNFSKEPVDIHFVLGNHITIMAEPHVQVLAEELKVCIEKVREKSIKN, from the coding sequence ATGACTAGCAGCACATTTGAATTCCTTTATCAACTAAGAAGTTTGAGGATTAACTTAGAAACTGATGGCGATCGCTTGCGCTGTCAGGCACCGGAAGGGGCGTTAACTCCAACGCTACGCCAGGAAATCGCCCAACGTAAAACAGACCTGATTTTATTATTACAAGAGGCAAAGCAGCTTAAAACCTCCGAGCAGTTGTCAATTCAACCCGTACCACGCGATGGTGAGCTACCGCTATCTTTTGCCCAACAACGACTCTGGTTTATCCACCAGATATCACCCGATAGTACTGCTTACAATATGCTGGAGGCTTTGCGGCTAGATGGTTCACCCAATATAGTTGCATTAGAACAGAGCCTCAGTGAACTTATTCGCCGCCACGAGGTCTTAAGAACCACTTTCCCTACGGTAGACGGAAAACCAATCCAGCGAATTGCCCCAAACACTGCCTTAACTTTGCCAATCCATGATTTGCAGGGGTTATCCATTGAAGAACAAACTGAGCAAATTCGACAAATAGCGAAGTCTGTTGCATCCGCACCCTTCGATCTAGCTGTTGGGCCATTAGTGCAATTCACCCTACTGCAACTGAGTAACCAGGAGTATGTACTGCTGTTGAAGATGCACCACATCATCTACGATGGTTGGTCTTTGAACATCTTTTTCCAAGAATTATCTCAACTATACAAAGCTTTCAGCCAAGGATTACCCAACCCACTAGCTGAATTACCCATCCAGTACGCCGACTTTGCAGTTTGGCAACGCCAATGGCTAACTGGCGAAGTCCTCGATCGCCAACTCAATTACTGGCAAAAACAGTTAGTGGGTGCGCCTGGTGTACTAGAACTACCTACAGATCGACAACGTTCCCCAGTTCAGACCTTCCAGGGTGGAGTTGAGTGTTTTCAACTGGATCGCGACCTCACGCAACGCCTGAAACAATTGAGCCAGGAGTCAGACACAACCCTGTTTATGACCCTACTGGCAGCTTTTTTGGTCTTACTCTCTCGTTACAGTGGTCAGTCAGATATTGTTGTTGGCTCCCCGATCGCTAATCGTAACAGTCCCGCCATCGAGCAGCTGATGGGATTTTTTGCGAATACCCTAGCATTAAGGGGTGATCTTTCTGGAAATCCCAGTTTTGCAGACTTTTTAGCGCAAGTGCGGCAAACCACATTATCAGCATACTCTCATCAGGACTTGCCCTTTGAGATGTTGGTAGAAAAATTACAGCCAGACCGAGATTTGAGTCGTAATCCTCTGGTACAGGTGATGTTTTCCCTCCAGAATGCTCCACAATCTGCTGCTAATTTGCCAGGTTTAACTATTCAGAATGTGCCGTTACCACTTGATGTAAAAGTCAGATTTGACCTGGAAGTAAACTACTGGGAAGTTCCAGGAGGTTTGGAGGGCGTTTGGTGTTATAACACTGATTTATTTGATGCCACTACAATTACTCGCATCGGCCAACATTTTCAAACTTTACTCAAAGCAATTGTCGCTAATCCCAAAGCGCGAATTTCGGAATTAACACTGTTGAATCAAGCAGAACGTCATCAATTGTTGGTGGAGTGGAACAATACTCAAGTCGATTATCCTTATGATTTGTGTATTCATCAGTTGTTTGAGGAACAGGTAAAGCGTACACCCGATGCCGTGGCAGTGGTATTTGTAGACGAGCGCAGCGATGCTTCTCGCAGAGTAAATCAACAACTAACTTATGGTGAGTTGAATAGTCGCGCTAACCAGTTGGCGCATTACTTGCAATCCTTGGGTGTGGGAGCAGATGTACTAGTTGGGTTATGTGTAGAGCGATCGCCTTTAATGATTGTGGGCCTACTGGGAATTCTCAAGGCGGGTGGGGCATATCTGCCACTTGACCCAGAGTATCCGACTGAGCGTTTAAGCTTTATGCTCCAAGATGCTCAAGTTTCAGTCATATTGACCCAGCAGCAACTCGCTGAAAAGCTTCCACAGCATCAAGCACAGCTTGTTTATTTAGATACTGACTGGCAGTTGATTGCTCAATCAAATCAGGATAATGCGATTGCTGATGTGCAAGCAACTAATTTGGCTTATGTAATTTATACCTCTGGTTCAACTGGTCAGCCTAAAGGAGTTGAAGTTATTCACCGTGGCGTTAATCGTCTTTTGTTTGGAGTGAATTACGTTCATCTTGATGCAACCCAAAGATTTCTACAGATAGCCCCAATTTCTTTTGATGCTTCCACGTTCGAGATTTGGGGAGCTTTGTTGCATGGTGGCAGATGCGTTCTTTTCCCCGAAAGTATTCCTACTGCTAAAAGTCTCAGGCATGAAATCTACAAACATGGGATTAATATTTTATGGCTAACGGCTGCTTTATTTAACTCCATAATTGATGATGACCCACAAGCCTTATCAGGAATTGAACAGCTACTAATTGGTGGGGAAGCACTTTCGGTTGCTCACGTTCAGAGAGCTTTAGAAACTCTGCCATTTACGCAAATCATTAATGGGTATGGGCCAACAGAAGGCACAACTTTTACTTGTTGTCACCCTATCCCTAGACAGATTGACGCAACTATAGAGTCAATTCCTATTGGTCGAACGATCGCCAACACGCAAACCTACATCTTAGACAAATATCTGCAACCGGTTCCTATGGGTATGCCAGGAGAACTGTATATTGGTGGTGCAGGATTAGCACGAGGCTATCTCAACCGTCCAGAGTTGACTAATAAGAAATTCATTTCTAATCCCTTCGCTCAAGGCAGGGGAACAGAGGGGCAGAAATTCTTCCCAGTCCCCAGTCCCCGACTTTATAAAACTGGGGATTTAGCACGCTATTTACCTGATGGCAATATAGAATACTTAGGACGCATCGACAATCAGGTGAAAATACGCGGCTTCCGCATCGAGTTGGGAGAAATTGAAGCCGTTCTGAGCCAACATGATGATGTGCAAGTATCTTGCGTCATTGCCCGCGAAGATATCCCAGGTGAAAAGCAGTTAGTCGCATACATAGTGCCGCAAAAAGAGGTGAAACCCACAGTAAGCGTTCTGCGCCAGTTTCTTAGCAATAAACTACCTGCATACATGGTTCCTTATGCTTTTGTGATGTTGGATTCCTTGCCACTAACACCTAATGGTAAAGTAGACCGTCGCGCCTTGAAAGCACCTTCTAACACCAGTAACTCAGACAAATTTGTTGAACCTCGTAACCAATTAGAACTGCAACTCGTACAAATCTGGTCAAAGATTCTTAAGGTTGACAAGGTAGGAGTACAAGATAACTTTTTTGATCTTGGTGGTCATTCCCTTTTAGCTTCCTATGTAATGTCTCAAATTAAGCAGCACTTTGGTAAAGATATTCCTTTAATCACTCTTTTTCAAAATCCAACTATTGAACAATTGGCAACAATTGTACAGAAAGACTCAGATTATTCGAGTTCATCTTGTTTGGTAGCAATTCAACCTTATGGTTCAAACTTACCTTTCTTCTGTGTTCCCGGAGCCGGTGGCAAACCTTTCTATTTCTATCATTTAGGGCGTCATTTAGGAGCAGACCAACCATTATATAGTTTTCAAAATGAGCTATATCTATTTGGAGAATCAGAGCCAGTTACCCGAATTGAGGATATTGCTAGTAATTACATTAAAGCAATGCAAGTTGTTCAACCGCAAGGGCCATACTTTTTGGGAGGGCATTCTTATGGAGGTAACGTAGCTTTTGAAATGGCCCAGCAGTTGGTTAATCAGGGGTATAAGGTAGCTCTACTTGTCGTGATTGATGCTTCAGCGCCAACTTATAAAGATAAGCTGATGCTGATTGATTATATTAATTGGGATGATGCTAGGTGGCTAGCTGAGGTAATCAAGGGAGTAGAAGTTTTTTTGGAAAAGAATATCGATCTTTCTTATGATACCCTCCAATCTTTGGCTGTGGAGGAGCGACTAAAATACGTTTTACAGCATTTAAAAACGGTTAATATGATGCCTCCAAATGCTGAAACTACGCAGCTTAAAAATATGGTACAAGCTTATAAAGCTAGCTGTCTATGTCTAGTTGATTATGTACCACAACAGATTTATCCAGAGCAAATTACACTTTTACGCGGTAACGAGGATCTTCCAGAAAACCCTGATAGTGAGTTATATGATGCAAGTTTTCAGGATTCAGACTTAGGCTGGAGCAATTTTTCTAAGGAACCAGTAGATATCCATTTTGTATTAGGCAACCATATTACGATTATGGCTGAACCTCATGTCCAAGTTTTAGCCGAAGAGTTGAAAGTTTGCATCGAAAAAGTGCGGGAGAAATCAATTAAAAATTAA